One genomic window of Bacillales bacterium includes the following:
- a CDS encoding helix-turn-helix transcriptional regulator has protein sequence MTKKVDLKKIKQLRLKEELTLADIAYAIGYDSPNGYYYLERGRSQFTAEKLAEIADLFGVPIDELFVETHEKETEPR, from the coding sequence ATGACGAAAAAGGTCGATTTGAAAAAGATCAAGCAGCTGAGGCTTAAAGAAGAACTTACTCTTGCTGACATTGCATATGCAATCGGATACGACAGTCCGAACGGTTACTATTATTTGGAACGGGGAAGGAGTCAATTCACTGCCGAAAAGCTGGCCGAAATTGCCGATCTCTTCGGCGTGCCGATCGACGAGTTGTTCGTTGAAACACACGAAAAAGAGACGGAACCTCGCTAA